A portion of the Cellulophaga algicola DSM 14237 genome contains these proteins:
- a CDS encoding penicillin-binding protein has product MAVTDKKILTRLYIVAVFLLLFAVAVVVKLFSIQMVDGDKYRQLAEDRTERVFTITPNRGNLYSADGSLLATSVSRFNIRFDAVTVKDKDFKENIKPLCQSLSKLLGKPVSHYEQIFRKAKANKNRYALIARNLDYSDYIQVKKFPLFEKGPNRGGIVVEQNTVREHPLGKIAERSVGYERFDENGYATRVGLEGAFTEYLSGIKGSRLKQKISKNQWKPIGMDNIVEPKDGYDVYSTIDVNIQDIAHHALLAQLEKYKADHGCVIVMETKTGEIKAISNLGKTEGDKYYERLNYAIGESHEPGSTFKLMSMVVALEDKVIDTNTVIDTEKGLFKVYNKTVRDSKWGGYGKISAAKAFEVSSNTAFAKIIYNNYKDNPEKYVNRLMNMGLNRKLDLPIKGEGDPVIRYPGDKGWSGISLAWMSHGYEVSLTPLQTLTFYNAIANDGEMVKPRLLKEVKEWDKTIFKFDKKVINPSICSQETIGKVKEMLKNVVEKKYGTGHSLYSPNFSMAGKTGTAQKNYVAKDPDKLQYISSFAGYFPADNPKYSCIVVIHEPDRKVGIYGADVAGPVFKSVAQKIYATSPLVDEVDGLEISDPSLEKKYEQYYAEASKKYSKVPNVVGMSGMDAIAILENLGLKVRVTGYGSVKKQSAKGIDISAAGVIVLELS; this is encoded by the coding sequence ATGGCGGTTACAGATAAAAAAATATTAACGAGACTATATATAGTAGCAGTATTTCTGCTACTGTTCGCTGTTGCGGTGGTTGTAAAGCTTTTTAGTATTCAGATGGTAGACGGGGATAAATACCGTCAATTAGCTGAAGATCGTACGGAGAGGGTTTTTACGATTACACCTAACCGTGGAAATCTATATTCTGCTGATGGTAGTTTATTGGCGACCTCAGTTTCTCGTTTTAATATTCGTTTTGATGCAGTTACCGTAAAGGATAAAGATTTTAAAGAAAATATTAAACCACTTTGCCAGTCTTTGTCAAAATTATTGGGAAAGCCGGTATCGCATTACGAACAAATTTTTCGTAAAGCCAAAGCAAATAAAAATAGGTATGCATTAATTGCTAGAAACCTCGATTATTCAGACTATATACAGGTTAAGAAATTTCCATTGTTTGAGAAAGGCCCTAACCGCGGTGGTATTGTTGTAGAGCAAAATACAGTTCGGGAACATCCCTTAGGTAAGATTGCGGAGCGTAGTGTAGGGTATGAGCGTTTTGATGAAAACGGGTATGCTACGCGTGTTGGTTTAGAAGGTGCTTTTACAGAGTATTTGAGTGGAATTAAAGGAAGCAGGTTAAAGCAGAAAATTTCTAAAAATCAATGGAAGCCTATAGGTATGGATAATATTGTAGAGCCTAAAGATGGCTATGATGTTTATTCTACTATTGATGTCAATATTCAAGATATTGCCCATCATGCTTTATTAGCTCAATTAGAAAAATATAAAGCAGACCATGGTTGTGTGATTGTTATGGAAACCAAAACAGGTGAGATAAAAGCAATTTCAAACTTAGGAAAAACAGAAGGAGATAAATATTACGAGCGTTTAAATTATGCTATAGGAGAATCTCATGAGCCAGGTTCTACATTTAAGCTAATGTCAATGGTAGTAGCACTTGAAGATAAAGTGATAGATACAAATACAGTTATTGATACCGAAAAGGGTTTGTTTAAAGTGTATAACAAAACAGTGAGAGATTCTAAATGGGGTGGCTACGGAAAAATTTCTGCAGCTAAAGCTTTTGAGGTTTCTTCAAATACAGCTTTCGCTAAGATTATTTATAATAATTATAAGGATAATCCAGAAAAGTATGTTAATCGCCTAATGAACATGGGGTTAAATAGAAAGCTTGATTTACCTATTAAAGGAGAAGGCGATCCTGTTATTCGGTATCCTGGAGATAAAGGTTGGTCAGGTATCTCATTAGCATGGATGTCTCACGGGTATGAGGTTTCGCTTACTCCTTTGCAAACGCTTACATTTTATAATGCGATTGCGAATGATGGCGAAATGGTAAAACCTCGCCTTTTAAAAGAAGTTAAGGAGTGGGATAAAACTATTTTTAAGTTTGATAAAAAAGTGATAAACCCATCTATTTGTTCACAGGAAACAATAGGCAAGGTAAAAGAGATGTTGAAGAATGTGGTAGAGAAAAAATATGGAACAGGCCACAGTTTGTATTCGCCAAATTTCTCTATGGCAGGTAAGACGGGAACAGCACAAAAAAATTATGTAGCTAAGGATCCTGATAAATTACAATACATATCTTCTTTTGCAGGTTATTTTCCTGCAGATAACCCCAAATATTCCTGTATCGTGGTTATTCATGAGCCAGATAGAAAAGTAGGTATTTATGGAGCAGATGTTGCTGGTCCTGTATTTAAATCAGTAGCTCAGAAAATATACGCCACTTCTCCTTTAGTTGACGAGGTAGATGGTTTGGAAATTAGTGACCCTAGTTTAGAGAAGAAGTATGAGCAGTATTATGCTGAAGCATCAAAAAAATACAGCAAAGTGCCTAATGTAGTAGGTATGAGTGGTATGGATGCTATTGCGATTCTAGAAAATTTAGGATTAAAAGTTAGAGTTACCGGATACGGTAGCGTAAAAAAACAGTCTGCTAAAGGCATAGATATAAGCGCAGCAGGAGTAATAGTATTAGAATTATCATGA